In Primulina huaijiensis isolate GDHJ02 chromosome 4, ASM1229523v2, whole genome shotgun sequence, a genomic segment contains:
- the LOC140975174 gene encoding protein S-acyltransferase 8-like, which yields MAKRVHEVWKGNNIFLLGGRLIFGPDARSLLVTLLLIIAPVAVFCVFVARHLRHEFSPYGAGYAILIAAIVFTIYVLMLLLLTSARDPGIVPRNLHPPEEEFRYDTSTSVEIGGRQTPSLQLPRTKEVMVNGHPVRVKYCDTCMLYRPPRCSHCSICNNCVERFDHHCPWVGQCIGLRNYRYFFCFVSSSALLCIYVFAMSALYIKKLMDDHHGTVWKAMKESPASVALMAYCFISLWFVGGLTGFHLYLIGTNQTTYENFRYRADNRINIYDRWCFNNFLEVFCTKVKPSKNNFRAFALEEPPQRPPPPTSRDAEHGNTGENRRMKVEDDLDIGGDLLKISQRRNNEDIEGDIRSRGSDVPHHTSLGVESVFGSDRRLPTVQSETRHSSWGRRSRSWEIGADGAYATPK from the exons ATGGCGAAGCGTGTGCACGAAGTTTGGAAGGGGAATAAT ATCTTTTTGCTTGGTGGGAGGTTGATTTTTGGCCCTGATGCGAGGTCACTGCTTGTCACGTTATTGTTGATAATCGCCCCTGTTGCTGtcttttgtgtttttgttgcAAGGCATCTTCGCCATGAGTTTTCTCCATATGGCGCAGGATATGCAATCCTGATAGCTGCAATCGTGTTTACTATTTAT GTGTTGATGCTTCTTCTTCTTACATCAGCTCGCGATCCAGGTATTGTGCCACGTAATTTGCATCCACCAGAGGAAGAATTTCGTTATGACACTTCAACATCAGTGGAGATTGGTGGACGGCAGACACCGAGCCTCCAGCTTCCCCGAACTAAAGAAGTAATGGTTAATGGACACCCTGTTCGAGTTAAATATTGCGACACTTGCATGCTTTATCGTCCTCCTCGTTGCTCACATTGCTCCATTTGCAACAATTGTGTGGAGCGCTTCGATCATCATTGCCCTTGGGTGGGCCAGTGCATAGGCTTG CGGAACTACCgatatttcttttgttttgtttcttcCTCTGCACTTCTTTGCATCTATGTGTTTGCAATGTCGGCTTTGTACATCAAGAAACTGATGGATGATCACCATGGGACTGTATGGAAGGCAATGAAAGAATCTCCAGCATCTGTGGCACTCATGGCTTATTGTTTTATTTCCCTGTGGTTCGTTGGAGGACTTACCGGCTTTCATCTGTATCTAATTGGTACAAATCAG ACAACGTACGAAAATTTCCGTTACAGAGCTGATAACAGAATCAACATATATGATCGCTGGTGCTTCAATAACTTTCTTGAAGTATTCTGTACGAAGGTCAAGCCATCAAAGAACAACTTCCGAGCATTTGCACTTGAAGAACCACCCCAAAGACCCCCTCCACCCACTAGTCGGGATGCTGAACATGGCAATACAGGGGAGAATAGACGTATGAAGGTGGAAGACGATTTAGACATTGGTGGGGATCTTTTGAAGATCTCACAGCGTCGTAACAATGAAGATATTGAAGGAGATATACGTAGCAGAGGGAGTGATGTACCACATCATACCTCTTTAGGCGTTGAATCTGTTTTTGGTTCTGATAGACGACTTCCTACCGTGCAATCAGAAACAAGACATTCTAGTTGGGGAAGGAGAAGCAGAAGCTGGGAAATTGGAGCAGATGGAGCTTATGCTACTCCAAAATAA
- the LOC140975947 gene encoding epi-neemfruitin B 7-O-acetyltransferse L7AT-like: protein MEVEIISREKVKPSSPTPHQLKIYKFSLLDQIIPPTFFPAVLYFLPESDSDSDSSQKIHILKESLSLNLTRFYPFAGIISDDLSVCCNDEGIPFFVAKVRGNLQDFLSQPDLLVITKFLPIEFNFDTAKPGDHVSGIQMNCFECGGMAISIVVAHNVADGMTVSTFFRGWAAAARSTGEEICPKFIGRDLFPSIDTMEMESKLFCHDFFKFLRLGKYVTRRYLFDASVIAKLKARSASSDTSSPTSIEVVSAFIWKCYMKVFADKSDLEKPFILTHPVNLRRRADPALPDESFGNFLWLTAAQCISPADTNLKDLVSEVRRAMRKIDNGFIKVLQNNGFYENLEETRKGLPEGANCLAFSSWCKFGLYGVDFGWGKPIWISSFVSGNSPSMMANSVTLMDTRFGDGVEAWLILDENYVVAFEENEDIQNDVLVNPSPLQFGKKI from the coding sequence ATGGAAGTAGAAATAATTTCAAGAGAAAAAGTGAAGCCCTCTTCTCCCACACCTCATCAACTCAAAATCTACAAATTTTCCCTCTTAGATCAGATCATTCCCCCGACTTTCTTCCCTGCAGTCCTTTATTTTCTTCCTGAATCAGATTCAGATTCAGATTCTTCCCAAAAAATCCATATCCTAAAGGAATCCCTCTCTTTAAACTTGACTCGCTTTTACCCGTTCGCCGGGATAATCAGCGATGATCTTTCTGTTTGTTGCAACGACGAAGGGATTCCTTTTTTTGTAGCCAAAGTTAGAGGGAATCTTCAAGATTTTCTAAGCCAGCCAGATTTGCTGGTGATCACTAAGTTTCTTCCTATTGAATTTAATTTCGATACGGCAAAGCCGGGGGATCATGTCTCTGGGATCCAAATGAACTGTTTTGAATGTGGTGGAATGGCTATAAGTATAGTAGTTGCACATAATGTGGCGGATGGGATGACTGTCTCTACTTTCTTTCGAGGTTGGGCTGCTGCTGCTCGTTCCACAGGTGAAGAAATATGCCCTAAATTTATCGGACGGGATCTTTTTCCATCGATAGATACGATGGAAATGGAATCAAAGCTGTTTTGTCACGattttttcaagtttttaaGGTTAGGGAAATATGTCACAAGGAGATATTTATTCGACGCCTCGGTTATAGCCAAGCTTAAGGCAAGATCAGCAAGTTCCGATACATCATCCCCTACGAGCATTGAGGTCGTATCCGCTTTCATTTGGAAATGTTACATGAAAGTGTTTGCTGATAAATCTGATCTCGAGAAGCCCTTTATACTCACGCATCCAGTAAACTTGAGAAGAAGGGCTGATCCGGCTCTACCGGACGAGAGTTTCGGCAACTTCTTATGGCTAACAGCAGCTCAATGCATCAGCCCAGCCGACACAAATTTGAAAGATTTGGTTAGTGAAGTGAGAAGGGCGATGAGGAAAATCGACAACGGGTTCATAAAAGTTCTTCAAAACAATGGATTTTATGAGAATCTTGAAGAGACAAGAAAAGGGCTTCCGGAGGGAGCTAATTGCTTGGCTTTTAGCAGTTGGTGTAAGTTTGGTTTGTATGGTGTTGATTTTGGTTGGGGGAAGCCTATTTGGATATCAAGTTTTGTCAGTGGGAATTCACCATCGATGATGGCTAATAGTGTTACATTAATGGATACAAGATTTGGTGATGGGGTTGAAGCATGGTTGATTCTCGATGAAAACTATGTGGTTGCATTCGAGGAAAATGAGGATATTCAGAATGATGTCCTTGTTAATCCTAGTCCTTTGCAATTTGGTAAGAAGATATGA